From Streptomyces griseorubiginosus, one genomic window encodes:
- the alr gene encoding alanine racemase — translation MNETATAPTAPLRARAEIDLAALRANVRALRARASGAALMAVVKSDAYGHGAVPCARAAVEAGAEWLGTATPEEALALREAGLPGRIMCWLWTPGGPWREAIEADLDVSVSGLWALREVTDAARAAGLPARVQLKADTGLGRGGCQPGEDWAELVAEALRAEAQGLLRVTGLWSHFACADEPGHPSITAQLTLFREMLAYAEGQGVRPEVRHIANSPATLTLPESHFDLVRTGIAVYGISPSPDLGAPADFGLRPVMTLSASIALVKRVPGGHGVSYGHRYVTPGETTLGLVPVGYADGVPRHASGAGPVLVDGKWRTVAGRIAMDQFVVDLGGDAPPTGTRAVLFGPGDGGEPTAEDWAQAAGTIAYEIVTRIGTRVPRVYVNEGQAG, via the coding sequence ATGAACGAGACAGCAACTGCCCCGACCGCACCGCTCCGCGCCCGAGCCGAGATCGACCTGGCCGCGCTGCGGGCCAATGTGCGGGCCCTGCGCGCCCGCGCGTCCGGGGCCGCCCTCATGGCCGTGGTCAAGTCCGACGCGTACGGCCACGGCGCGGTGCCCTGCGCCCGCGCCGCGGTCGAGGCGGGTGCCGAGTGGCTGGGCACCGCCACCCCGGAGGAGGCCCTCGCCCTGCGCGAGGCGGGTCTGCCGGGGCGGATCATGTGCTGGCTGTGGACCCCCGGCGGGCCCTGGCGGGAGGCGATCGAGGCCGACCTCGACGTGTCCGTCAGCGGCCTGTGGGCCCTGCGCGAGGTCACCGACGCGGCCCGCGCGGCGGGCCTGCCCGCGCGCGTGCAGCTGAAGGCCGACACCGGGCTCGGGCGCGGCGGCTGCCAGCCCGGCGAGGACTGGGCCGAGCTGGTCGCCGAGGCCCTGCGCGCCGAGGCGCAGGGCCTGCTGCGCGTCACCGGGCTCTGGTCGCACTTCGCCTGCGCCGACGAGCCCGGGCACCCCTCCATCACCGCCCAGCTCACCCTCTTCCGCGAGATGCTGGCGTACGCCGAGGGACAGGGCGTGCGCCCCGAGGTCCGGCACATCGCCAACTCGCCCGCCACGCTCACCCTCCCGGAGAGCCACTTCGACCTCGTCCGCACCGGGATCGCGGTCTACGGCATCTCGCCCAGCCCCGACCTCGGCGCCCCCGCCGACTTCGGACTGCGCCCGGTCATGACGCTGTCGGCGTCGATCGCGCTGGTCAAGCGCGTCCCGGGCGGCCATGGCGTCAGCTACGGCCATCGCTATGTCACCCCGGGCGAGACCACCCTCGGCCTCGTGCCCGTCGGCTACGCGGACGGCGTCCCGCGGCACGCCTCGGGGGCCGGCCCGGTCCTGGTCGACGGCAAGTGGCGTACGGTCGCCGGGCGGATCGCCATGGACCAGTTCGTCGTGGACCTCGGCGGCGACGCACCGCCGACCGGCACCCGGGCCGTGCTCTTCGGCCCCGGCGACGGGGGCGAGCCCACCGCGGAGGACTGGGCACAGGCCGCGGGCACCATCGCGTACGAGATCGTGACCCGCATCGGAACACGCGTTCCCCGCGTCTATGTGAACGAGGGACAAGCGGGGTAA
- a CDS encoding M23 family metallopeptidase: protein MDEPNIRGTTRRELLGGAAVVLGSPVLGFREDREDIPDPSQEQPEEPGGSCSGDMDEEFEELLAAAEDVEVDDSDRALAPAKWTRPIKKRARVTMRYRVRGNWLVGYHTGVDLAVPKGTPVYAVGTGTVVLASWSGSYGKAVTLKMSDGRYVVYGHLNRISVARGAKVKAGTRIGSSGATGRATGPHLHFEVRARRPYGSDIDPVKYLARHGLSL, encoded by the coding sequence ATGGATGAGCCAAATATACGCGGCACCACCCGGCGTGAACTGCTGGGCGGAGCGGCAGTCGTTCTGGGGAGTCCCGTTCTCGGTTTCCGTGAGGACCGCGAGGACATCCCGGACCCGTCACAGGAACAGCCCGAAGAGCCCGGAGGCAGCTGCTCCGGCGACATGGACGAGGAGTTCGAGGAACTGCTGGCGGCGGCCGAGGACGTCGAGGTCGATGACAGCGACCGCGCCCTCGCCCCCGCCAAGTGGACCCGCCCCATCAAGAAGCGAGCCAGGGTGACGATGCGTTACCGGGTGCGCGGCAACTGGCTGGTGGGATACCACACAGGAGTGGATCTTGCCGTCCCCAAGGGCACCCCGGTTTACGCGGTCGGCACCGGCACCGTCGTCCTGGCCAGCTGGTCGGGGTCGTACGGAAAGGCCGTGACGCTCAAGATGAGCGACGGCCGCTATGTGGTCTACGGCCATCTGAACCGCATCTCGGTCGCGCGCGGAGCCAAGGTCAAGGCCGGCACCCGGATCGGCAGCAGCGGCGCCACCGGGCGGGCCACCGGCCCGCACCTGCACTTCGAGGTGCGCGCCCGGCGCCCCTACGGTTCGGACATCGACCCGGTGAAGTACCTGGCCCGGCACGGCCTGAGCCTCTGA
- a CDS encoding NAD(P)H-hydrate dehydratase, translating to MRTAYSVETVRAAERELMARLPEGALMQRAAAGLAAACADLLGRVYGRRVVLLVGSGDNGGDALYAGARLARRGAGVTAVLLAPERAHAGGLAALRRAGGRAVGTDGRAVEGDRRAAGPHGAAGVEDLIARADLLLDGIVGIGGKGGLRPEAARLAEGAERARGAVVAVDLPSGVDADTGEVRGAAVRADLTVTFGTHKPGLLVDPAREYAGSVRLVDIGLSAVLPGEAELEALQHADVRRLLPVPSGESDKYRRGVVGIAAGSARYPGAAVLAVSGALRGGAGAVRYVGPAGDAVLARFPETLVSDRGPKQAGRVQAWVVGPGAGDDASAVGEVLASDVPVLVDADGLRLADRDAVRARTAPTLMTPHAGEAAALLGVPREEVEAARLASARELAARYEATVLLKGSTTLVADAAGGAVRVNPTGTPWLATAGSGDVLSGLAGSLLASGLTALDAGSTAAYLHGLAGRFAAHGAPVGAHDVAEALPEAWRDVTEG from the coding sequence ATGCGAACTGCGTACAGCGTGGAGACGGTCAGGGCGGCCGAGCGGGAATTGATGGCCCGGTTGCCGGAGGGTGCGCTCATGCAGCGGGCGGCGGCCGGGCTGGCGGCCGCCTGCGCGGACCTGCTGGGGCGGGTGTATGGCCGTCGGGTCGTGCTGCTCGTCGGGAGCGGGGACAACGGCGGGGACGCCCTGTACGCGGGCGCGCGGCTCGCGCGCCGGGGCGCCGGGGTGACCGCCGTGCTGCTCGCGCCGGAACGGGCCCATGCCGGGGGGCTGGCCGCGTTGAGGCGGGCCGGTGGGCGTGCGGTGGGGACCGACGGACGGGCCGTGGAGGGTGATCGGCGGGCCGCCGGACCCCATGGAGCGGCTGGCGTCGAAGACCTGATCGCCCGCGCCGACCTCCTTCTCGACGGCATCGTCGGTATCGGCGGCAAGGGCGGGCTGCGGCCCGAGGCCGCCCGGCTGGCCGAGGGCGCCGAGCGGGCGCGGGGTGCCGTCGTCGCCGTGGATCTGCCGAGCGGGGTCGACGCGGACACCGGGGAGGTGCGGGGGGCCGCCGTACGGGCCGATCTGACCGTCACCTTCGGGACGCACAAGCCGGGACTGCTGGTCGATCCCGCGCGGGAGTACGCCGGGTCGGTGCGGCTCGTCGACATCGGGCTGAGCGCTGTGCTGCCCGGCGAGGCCGAGCTGGAGGCGCTCCAACACGCTGACGTGCGGCGGCTGTTGCCGGTGCCGAGCGGGGAGAGCGACAAGTACCGGCGCGGTGTCGTCGGGATCGCCGCCGGGTCCGCGCGCTATCCGGGGGCCGCCGTGCTCGCCGTGTCCGGGGCGCTGCGGGGCGGTGCCGGGGCCGTGCGGTACGTCGGGCCCGCCGGGGACGCCGTGCTCGCCCGCTTCCCCGAGACGCTCGTCTCCGACCGGGGTCCGAAGCAGGCCGGGCGGGTGCAGGCGTGGGTGGTCGGGCCGGGGGCCGGGGACGACGCCTCGGCGGTCGGCGAGGTGCTGGCGTCGGACGTGCCCGTGCTCGTCGACGCGGACGGGCTGCGGCTCGCCGACCGGGACGCCGTACGGGCACGGACCGCTCCGACTCTCATGACCCCGCACGCCGGAGAGGCCGCCGCGCTGCTGGGGGTGCCGCGCGAGGAGGTCGAGGCGGCCCGGCTGGCCTCGGCACGCGAGCTCGCCGCCCGCTACGAGGCGACCGTGCTGCTCAAGGGCTCGACCACGCTCGTCGCCGACGCCGCCGGCGGGGCCGTACGCGTCAATCCGACCGGGACGCCCTGGCTGGCCACCGCCGGCAGCGGTGACGTCCTGTCCGGTCTCGCGGGGTCCCTGCTCGCGTCCGGACTGACGGCCCTGGACGCCGGCAGCACGGCCGCCTACCTGCACGGCCTGGCCGGCCGCTTCGCGGCGCACGGAGCACCGGTGGGCGCCCACGACGTGGCAGAGGCGCTACCGGAGGCCTGGCGGGACGTGACGGAGGGGTGA
- a CDS encoding TOPRIM nucleotidyl transferase/hydrolase domain-containing protein, with amino-acid sequence MADMGAFRDAVSGWANGGSGDPARELSEQLGVRTAVLLEGPSDLAAVETLAARRGRDLAAEGVAAVSMGGAMSIARFAAVLGPPGLDLRLSGLCDVREQPYYDRGLRRAGAADAAYFVCEADLEDELIRALGTARVEEIVETEGDLRPWQTFLSQPAQHGRPREQQLRRFLGTKKGRKIRYGHLLVEALDSDRVPAPLNDLFAALGHG; translated from the coding sequence ATGGCAGACATGGGGGCGTTCCGGGACGCGGTGAGCGGCTGGGCGAACGGTGGTTCCGGTGATCCGGCGCGTGAGTTGTCCGAGCAGTTGGGAGTACGGACGGCGGTGCTGCTGGAGGGCCCGAGCGATCTGGCGGCCGTGGAGACGCTGGCGGCACGGCGGGGCCGGGACCTGGCCGCTGAGGGGGTGGCGGCGGTGTCGATGGGCGGGGCGATGAGCATCGCCCGCTTCGCCGCCGTCCTGGGGCCGCCCGGCCTGGACCTGCGCCTGTCGGGCCTGTGCGACGTACGCGAACAGCCCTACTACGACCGTGGCCTGAGGCGGGCGGGCGCGGCCGACGCGGCGTACTTCGTCTGCGAGGCGGACCTGGAGGACGAACTGATCCGCGCGCTCGGCACGGCGAGGGTCGAGGAGATCGTCGAGACGGAGGGCGACCTCCGCCCCTGGCAGACCTTCCTCTCCCAGCCCGCCCAGCACGGCCGCCCCCGCGAGCAGCAACTCCGCCGCTTCCTGGGCACGAAGAAGGGCCGCAAGATCCGCTACGGCCACCTCCTGGTCGAGGCCCTGGACAGCGACCGGGTCCCGGCCCCGCTGAACGACCTGTTCGCGGCGCTGGGGCACGGCTGA
- a CDS encoding holo-ACP synthase — MSIIGVGIDVAEIERFAASLERTPGLARRLFLDSELLLPGGERRGVASLAARFAAKEALAKALGAPAGLYWTDAEVYVEDSGQPRLRVTGTVAARAAELGVRSWHVSLSHDAGVASAVVIAEG; from the coding sequence ATGAGCATCATCGGGGTCGGTATCGACGTTGCCGAGATCGAGCGGTTCGCGGCGTCGCTGGAGCGTACGCCGGGGTTGGCCCGGCGGTTGTTCCTGGACAGTGAGTTGCTGCTGCCCGGTGGGGAGCGGCGGGGGGTCGCCTCGCTCGCCGCGCGGTTCGCCGCCAAGGAGGCGCTGGCCAAGGCACTGGGCGCGCCGGCCGGCCTGTACTGGACCGACGCCGAGGTGTACGTCGAGGACAGCGGGCAGCCCCGGCTGCGGGTGACCGGGACCGTGGCCGCGCGGGCCGCCGAACTCGGGGTGCGGTCCTGGCACGTGTCGCTCAGTCATGACGCGGGGGTCGCTTCGGCGGTGGTGATCGCGGAGGGGTGA
- a CDS encoding ATP-binding protein gives MSSADPWEYTLYIPNDVRAVTVARRTLRLILTMHGLIRLTDTAELLAAELVSNAVRHTKGPAALRVRWSAGVLRIGAWDADREPPLPPGELEVLGEAGRGLALVAACADLWGWQPLARHGNRGKYVWCELAAA, from the coding sequence ATGTCCTCAGCCGACCCCTGGGAGTACACGCTGTACATCCCGAACGACGTCCGAGCCGTAACCGTCGCCCGCCGCACCCTCCGCCTGATCCTGACGATGCACGGCCTGATCCGTCTGACAGACACCGCGGAGTTGCTCGCCGCCGAGCTCGTCTCCAATGCCGTACGGCATACGAAAGGGCCGGCCGCGCTACGGGTGCGGTGGTCGGCCGGGGTGTTGCGGATCGGGGCGTGGGACGCGGACCGCGAACCTCCGCTGCCGCCGGGTGAGTTGGAGGTGCTGGGGGAGGCGGGGAGGGGGTTGGCACTGGTCGCGGCCTGTGCGGATCTGTGGGGGTGGCAGCCGTTGGCCAGGCACGGCAACCGGGGGAAATACGTGTGGTGCGAGCTGGCCGCGGCCTGA
- a CDS encoding helix-turn-helix transcriptional regulator encodes MVQRREPTARQMRLGVELRRLREAVGLTTIEASSLLGVNRVQITHIESGITGVSELRVRRLASHYACTDQEFIDALVSMATDRTRGWWEEYRGLLPTPFLDLSELEHHARFLHHVAVLYVPGLLQTEDYARAVFSSRLPELPHEELELRIQHRTARQKIAIPYQALIHEAALRIRVKDRATSKAQLARLLELSEAEHVTLRAIPFDLDDFAASSTMTYAGGPLPKLDTVVRDAPHGSVFIDSEAQLSIYRTRFHMVEAVSLEPNESRDFIHRLAKEL; translated from the coding sequence ATGGTCCAGAGGCGCGAACCAACCGCACGTCAGATGCGCCTGGGAGTCGAACTCCGGAGGCTCCGTGAAGCCGTGGGGCTGACCACCATCGAAGCCTCGTCACTGCTAGGGGTGAACCGGGTCCAGATCACCCACATCGAATCCGGCATCACCGGCGTGAGCGAGTTACGGGTGCGCCGCCTGGCCTCCCACTACGCCTGCACCGACCAGGAGTTCATCGACGCCCTGGTCTCGATGGCCACCGACCGGACGCGCGGCTGGTGGGAGGAGTACCGGGGCCTGCTGCCGACACCCTTCCTCGACCTGTCGGAACTGGAGCACCATGCCCGGTTCCTGCACCACGTCGCCGTCCTGTACGTGCCGGGCCTGTTGCAGACGGAGGACTACGCCCGTGCCGTCTTCTCGTCCAGGCTGCCCGAACTCCCCCATGAAGAGCTTGAGTTGCGGATCCAGCACCGCACGGCGCGTCAGAAGATCGCCATCCCGTACCAGGCACTGATCCATGAGGCGGCGCTTCGCATCAGGGTCAAGGACCGCGCCACCTCAAAGGCCCAGCTCGCACGGCTCCTTGAGCTCTCCGAGGCGGAGCACGTCACCTTGCGCGCCATTCCGTTCGACCTGGACGACTTCGCCGCTTCGAGCACGATGACATATGCCGGTGGCCCCCTGCCCAAGCTGGACACCGTGGTGCGGGACGCGCCTCACGGCTCGGTCTTCATCGATTCCGAGGCACAGCTCAGCATTTACCGAACTCGCTTCCATATGGTGGAGGCCGTATCACTCGAACCGAACGAGTCCCGCGACTTCATCCACCGGCTGGCGAAGGAGCTGTGA
- a CDS encoding DUF397 domain-containing protein, which yields MDHWQKSSYSGEGDGNECVEISTSPTHVSIRDSKTPTRATLTLPAPAFTTFLDALKRTPETR from the coding sequence ATGGACCACTGGCAGAAGTCTTCGTACTCGGGCGAGGGCGACGGCAACGAATGCGTCGAGATATCCACCTCCCCCACCCACGTATCCATCCGCGACTCCAAAACCCCCACCCGAGCCACCCTCACCCTCCCCGCCCCCGCCTTCACCACCTTCCTCGACGCCCTCAAGCGCACCCCCGAAACCCGGTAA
- a CDS encoding TetR/AcrR family transcriptional regulator, with the protein MTFQRARSEEQREIRRRAILDTAAAMLDEMPVADVSLNELSRRVGLAKSNVLRYFESREAVLLELLDVFLESWLTELADELAAGIEAHAAPEVRAGQLAEILSRSLAGHAVLCDLFGAQGGVLEHNVSVEVVKRHKRSSLTRTEAMAELLRRHVPELGEDVQLLCLLILVSAGALSSYVPPPPSVLAAYADEPALGVFNLELRDALRISFTSTLLGVLPRD; encoded by the coding sequence GTGACATTTCAGCGGGCGCGAAGCGAGGAGCAGCGGGAGATCCGCCGCCGGGCGATCCTGGACACGGCGGCGGCGATGCTCGACGAGATGCCCGTGGCCGATGTGAGCCTCAACGAGCTCAGCCGCCGGGTGGGCCTGGCCAAGTCGAACGTCCTGCGATATTTCGAGTCACGCGAGGCGGTGCTGCTCGAACTGCTGGACGTCTTCCTCGAGAGCTGGCTCACCGAGCTGGCGGACGAGCTGGCCGCGGGCATTGAGGCGCACGCGGCGCCGGAGGTGCGGGCGGGCCAGCTGGCGGAGATCCTCAGCCGGTCGCTGGCGGGTCACGCGGTGCTTTGCGACCTCTTCGGCGCCCAGGGCGGCGTCCTGGAGCACAACGTCTCGGTCGAGGTGGTCAAGCGGCACAAGCGGTCCTCCCTCACGAGGACCGAGGCCATGGCCGAGTTGCTGCGCCGCCACGTGCCCGAGCTCGGCGAGGACGTACAGCTGCTCTGCCTGCTGATCCTGGTTTCGGCGGGCGCCCTGTCGTCGTACGTCCCGCCGCCGCCCAGCGTCCTCGCCGCCTACGCGGACGAACCCGCTCTCGGCGTGTTCAACCTGGAGTTGCGTGACGCTCTGCGGATCTCCTTCACCTCGACGCTGCTGGGCGTCCTGCCACGCGACTGA
- a CDS encoding SDR family NAD(P)-dependent oxidoreductase, which translates to MSSNWTEQHIPDQHGRVAIVTGANTGLGFETARMLAERGAAVVLAVRDVEKGKQAAARITGDVTVQALDLTSLDSIRSAAADLRAAHPRIDLLINNAGVMYTPRQLTADGFELQFGTNHLGHFALTGLLLDRLLPVPGSRVVTVSSVGHRIRAAIHFGDLQWERSYSRVGAYGQSKLANLMFTYELQRRLAPHGTTVAVAAHPGVSNTELVRNTPAALRMPITWLAPLLTQKAEMGALPTLRAATDPSVVGGQYYGPGNRGEIRGYPKLVASSRDSHDRTTQQRLWTVSEELTGVTFPVG; encoded by the coding sequence ATGAGTAGCAACTGGACCGAGCAGCACATCCCCGATCAGCACGGCCGGGTGGCGATCGTGACCGGCGCCAACACCGGGCTGGGCTTCGAGACCGCCCGGATGCTCGCCGAGCGCGGGGCGGCGGTGGTCCTGGCCGTCCGCGACGTCGAGAAGGGCAAGCAGGCAGCCGCCCGCATCACCGGTGACGTCACCGTCCAGGCCCTCGACCTGACCTCCCTGGACTCGATCCGGTCGGCGGCGGCCGACCTGCGCGCTGCCCACCCGCGCATCGACCTTCTGATCAACAACGCGGGCGTGATGTACACCCCGCGGCAGCTCACCGCCGACGGCTTCGAGCTGCAGTTCGGCACCAACCACCTCGGCCACTTCGCCCTGACCGGCCTGCTCCTTGACCGGCTCCTGCCCGTCCCCGGCTCCCGCGTCGTGACCGTCAGCAGCGTCGGCCACCGCATCCGGGCCGCCATCCACTTCGGCGACCTGCAGTGGGAGCGCTCGTACAGCCGCGTCGGGGCCTACGGCCAGTCGAAACTCGCCAACCTGATGTTCACGTACGAACTGCAGCGCCGGCTCGCCCCCCACGGCACCACGGTCGCGGTGGCCGCCCACCCCGGCGTTTCCAACACCGAACTCGTCCGCAACACGCCCGCCGCGCTTCGCATGCCCATCACCTGGCTCGCGCCGCTGCTCACCCAGAAGGCCGAGATGGGCGCCCTGCCCACCCTGCGCGCCGCCACCGATCCCTCGGTCGTCGGCGGCCAGTACTACGGCCCCGGCAACCGGGGGGAGATCCGGGGCTACCCGAAGCTGGTCGCCTCCAGCCGCGACTCCCACGACCGGACCACTCAGCAGCGCCTGTGGACCGTCTCCGAGGAGCTCACGGGGGTGACGTTTCCCGTGGGGTGA
- the glmS gene encoding glutamine--fructose-6-phosphate transaminase (isomerizing), translated as MCGIVGYVGSQSALDVVMAGLKRLEYRGYDSAGVAVLADGGLAAAKKAGKLVNLEKELVDRPLPTGLTGIGHTRWATHGGPTDANAHPHLDNAGRVSVVHNGIIENFAALRGELEERGHTLASETDTEVVAHLLAEEFSATADLAEAMRLVCRRLEGAFTLVAVHADEPDVVVGARRNSPLVVGVGEGEAFLASDVAAFIAHTRSAIELGQDQVVELRRDGVTVTGFDGRPADVRSYHVDWDASAAEKGGYDYFMLKEIAEQPKAVADTLLGRIDAAGSLTLDEVRISAAELREVDKVVIVACGTAFHAGLIAKYAIEHWTRIPCEVELASEFRYRDPILDSRSLVIAISQSGETMDTLMALRHAREQGSRVLAICNTNGSTIPRESDAVLYTHAGPEVAVASTKAFLTQLVACYLVALYLGQVRGTKWGDEISAVIRDLSHISGEVERVLETMEPVRALARSLADKNTVLFLGRHVGYPVALEGALKLKELAYMHAEGFAAGELKHGPIALIEEDLPVVVVVPSPRGRSVLHDKIVSNIQEIRARGARTIVIAEEGDETVVPYADHLIRIPATPTLLQPLVATVPLQVFACELATARGNEVDQPRNLAKSVTVE; from the coding sequence ATGTGTGGAATCGTGGGATACGTGGGGTCGCAGTCGGCGCTTGATGTCGTGATGGCCGGGCTGAAGAGGCTGGAGTACCGGGGGTACGACTCGGCGGGGGTCGCCGTGCTGGCGGACGGGGGGCTGGCGGCGGCCAAGAAGGCCGGGAAGCTGGTGAATCTGGAGAAGGAGCTGGTCGATCGGCCGTTGCCGACCGGGCTCACCGGAATCGGGCACACGCGGTGGGCCACGCACGGGGGACCCACGGACGCCAACGCTCATCCGCATCTGGACAACGCCGGCCGGGTGTCCGTCGTCCACAACGGGATCATCGAGAACTTCGCCGCGCTGCGGGGGGAGTTGGAGGAGCGGGGGCACACCCTCGCCTCCGAGACCGACACCGAGGTCGTCGCCCATCTGCTCGCCGAGGAGTTCTCCGCGACCGCCGATCTCGCCGAGGCCATGCGGCTGGTGTGCCGGCGGCTGGAGGGCGCGTTCACGCTGGTCGCGGTGCACGCCGACGAGCCGGACGTGGTGGTCGGCGCGCGGCGGAACTCGCCGCTCGTGGTCGGGGTGGGGGAGGGCGAGGCCTTCCTCGCCTCCGATGTCGCCGCCTTCATCGCGCACACGCGGTCCGCGATCGAGCTCGGGCAGGACCAGGTCGTGGAGCTGCGGCGGGACGGCGTGACCGTCACCGGGTTCGACGGGCGGCCCGCCGACGTCCGCTCCTACCACGTCGACTGGGACGCCTCCGCCGCCGAGAAGGGCGGCTACGACTACTTCATGCTCAAGGAGATCGCCGAGCAGCCCAAGGCGGTCGCCGACACCCTGCTGGGGCGGATCGACGCGGCCGGCTCGCTGACCCTGGACGAGGTGCGGATCTCGGCCGCCGAGCTGCGGGAGGTCGACAAGGTCGTCATCGTGGCGTGCGGTACGGCCTTCCACGCGGGGCTCATCGCCAAGTACGCCATCGAGCACTGGACCCGGATCCCCTGCGAGGTGGAGCTGGCCAGCGAGTTCCGCTACCGGGACCCGATCCTGGACTCCCGGTCCCTCGTCATCGCCATCTCCCAGTCCGGGGAGACCATGGACACCCTCATGGCGCTACGGCACGCCCGCGAGCAGGGTTCGAGGGTCCTGGCGATCTGCAACACCAACGGGTCCACGATCCCCCGGGAGTCCGACGCCGTGCTGTACACGCACGCCGGGCCCGAGGTCGCCGTGGCGTCGACGAAGGCGTTCCTGACCCAGCTCGTGGCGTGTTACCTGGTCGCGCTGTACCTCGGGCAGGTGCGGGGGACCAAGTGGGGCGACGAGATCTCCGCCGTCATCCGGGACCTGTCGCACATCTCCGGCGAGGTCGAGCGGGTGCTGGAGACCATGGAGCCGGTGCGGGCGCTGGCCCGGTCGCTGGCCGACAAGAACACCGTGCTGTTCCTCGGGCGGCACGTCGGGTATCCGGTGGCCCTCGAAGGCGCCCTCAAGCTCAAGGAACTCGCCTACATGCACGCCGAGGGCTTCGCGGCGGGCGAGCTCAAGCACGGGCCGATCGCCCTCATCGAGGAGGACCTGCCGGTCGTGGTCGTCGTGCCCTCGCCGCGCGGGCGGTCGGTGCTGCACGACAAGATCGTGTCCAACATCCAGGAGATCCGGGCGCGCGGGGCGCGGACCATCGTCATCGCGGAGGAGGGCGACGAGACCGTGGTGCCCTACGCCGACCACCTGATCCGCATCCCGGCCACCCCGACCCTGCTCCAGCCGCTCGTGGCCACCGTGCCGCTCCAGGTGTTCGCCTGCGAGCTGGCCACGGCCCGGGGCAACGAGGTGGACCAGCCGCGGAACCTGGCGAAGTCGGTGACGGTCGAGTAG
- a CDS encoding CbrC family protein: MSYSLYLCRFVGGQPAPMDESAIRGVLAPVTVGGMPPTGLPDSWELEAGDGGGSEVYGDALGLTFNRFSTGQILDRVAELARRTGAAVLPLGCPAILTSEADRGHLPESLRAEAVVVAPEALTGQAIQLLISPQPEPRRRPALPSFPYHPNPVATGSVTPYDGPCACCGQERGWVYTGPVYATDAPDSGICPHCIAFGTAAERWDATFTAGVEGAVPADVVTTILRRTPGFLARRSPTWLTHCGDGAEFLGSLDKDGRPTAYLFRCRVCATSLSYADST, translated from the coding sequence GTGAGCTACAGCCTGTACCTCTGCCGATTCGTCGGCGGACAACCCGCTCCCATGGACGAGTCCGCGATACGCGGCGTCCTCGCCCCCGTCACCGTCGGCGGAATGCCGCCCACCGGCCTCCCGGACTCCTGGGAGCTCGAAGCCGGGGACGGCGGCGGATCGGAGGTCTACGGCGACGCCCTCGGTCTCACCTTCAACCGCTTCTCCACCGGCCAGATCCTCGACCGCGTCGCCGAACTCGCCCGCCGCACCGGTGCCGCCGTCCTGCCGCTCGGGTGCCCGGCCATCCTCACGAGCGAGGCCGACCGCGGACACCTGCCGGAGAGCCTCCGCGCGGAAGCGGTCGTCGTAGCCCCCGAGGCCCTGACCGGCCAGGCCATCCAGCTCCTGATCTCCCCGCAGCCGGAGCCCCGCCGACGCCCGGCCCTGCCCTCGTTCCCCTACCATCCGAACCCCGTGGCCACCGGATCCGTGACCCCCTACGACGGCCCCTGCGCATGCTGCGGACAGGAACGCGGCTGGGTCTACACCGGCCCCGTGTACGCCACCGACGCCCCGGACTCCGGTATCTGCCCGCACTGCATCGCCTTCGGCACGGCCGCCGAGCGCTGGGACGCCACCTTCACCGCGGGGGTCGAGGGCGCCGTACCGGCAGACGTCGTGACCACGATCCTGCGGCGTACCCCGGGGTTCCTCGCCCGGCGGTCGCCGACCTGGCTCACCCACTGCGGCGACGGGGCCGAGTTCCTCGGCTCCCTCGACAAGGACGGCCGGCCCACCGCGTACCTCTTCCGCTGCCGGGTCTGCGCCACCTCCCTCTCCTACGCGGACTCCACCTGA